The DNA segment TATTGACCACGGACTAAATAATTCACGTTATGGAATTGTGGTTTTATCAGAAGCATTTTTCAATAAGGAATGGCCTAAAAGAGAGTTGGACGGGCTGTTTGCAAGAGAAGTAAACGGAGAAAAAGTAATACTTCCAATCTGGCATAAAATCAGTAAAAACGAAGTGTTGAAATTCAGCCCAATAATAGCAGACATGTTGGCTTTGAATACAGCGAGTTTTACAATTGAAGAAATCGCAAAAGAAATCTCAAATAGAGTATTAAATTAACCCTTGAAATCTAAAATAATGGCAAAAAAGACAGTTCCGGTAAAACCTCACAAAAAGTCAACACCGTCTCCCGTTCCAAGAAAAAATCCGGATAAGACCAAGCCTGGCCCTAAAACGATTCCAGTGAAACCGCATAAACGTACACCGCCTTCAAAATAACTGTTTATGATAATTTTGCGTTCAAAAGATATTGAAAATTTCGAAATCTCGTTATTGAGTGTAACTTTGTAAAGTCATTATGCCAAGAACCAACGCACATATTAATCCGGAAATGCTTGTATGGTCAAGGAATACGGTAAAATTAACCGTAGAACTTGCTGCGGAGAAAATTGGTGTAAAGACCGAAAAGCTGGAAGCATGGGAAAATGGTGAATCTTTCCCCACAGTAAAGCAACTTTATAAAATCGCAAATGTTTACAGGCGTCCGTTTGCATTGTTTTACTTCCCAAAGCCACCCAAGCATTTCAAGCCATTAAAGGATTTTAGAAAATTCCATCATCAATACACTCTAACCGAAAACGAAGAGTATATTCTTCAAAAAGAGCTAATGCTTTTCCAGCAAAAGAGAGAGATTGCTCTTGAATTGTATGAACAGCTTGATTCAGAACCTCCTCAGTTCAAATTAAAAGGCACAGTAAATCAGTCACCTGAAGAATTAGCTGAAAAAATCATTGAATATCTTGGCATTAATCACAATGAAGTTGGGGACATTAAGCCGGGTTATGACGCTTTAAACTATTGGAAGAAGCTTCTTGAATCTAAAGGAATTCTGGCTTTTCAAACTTCCGGTGTTCCACTTCATATTATGAGAGGAGCGTGTGTTGCCAAAGATGTATTGCCTGTAATTGTCATTAATAGCAACGATACACAAAACGGACGTATTTTTTCATTATTTCACGAATTGGTACACATTGTATTACGTGCAGATGGGATTAGCAATTTTAGGTACAGCGATAAAGATTTATACGAACAGATAGAGGTTTACTGCAATCAAGTCGCAGCGGAAGTATTAGTTCCTTCAAATTATTTATTGGAATCACTTGTAGTTCGCTCTCATGATTCACGTAATCCCAATTGGACAGCAGACGAGCTAAGAAAGCTGTCAAATAGATTTTGTGTAAGCAGAGAAGTAATTTTAAGACGATTGTTGACCCTTGAAAAAACCACCAATCGATTTTATCAGGATTATCGAAACAATCAGGACTATGAAGATAAAAAAAGCTCACCTGGCGGAGACTATTACCGAAATATAATTGCCAAAAACGGAGGGTTATTTCTGAATCTTGCTTTGCAAGGATATTATCAGGATAAACTGACAGCTTCCTCTCTTTCGGATTTTATAAAAATTAAGGTGTCCAACCTTGCAAAACTTGAACAACTGCTTTATGCAAAAGTACAGTATTGATGCAAGTGCCATATTGGATGCCTGGGTAAGATATTATCCTCACGACACGTTTCCGTCATTTTGGGATAGGTTCAAAGAATTAGCAGAATCCGGTTCAGGTATTGCAACGGAACTCATTGAACACGAAATCAGCAAAAAGGATGATGGATGCCATAAATGGTTCAAGCAAAATAATCTGAATGGATTTTTCATTGAACTTACTGACTCAGTTCAAAATGCTGTTTCCGACATACTACAAAACCCAAACTATCAAAGATTGGTAGAAGATAGAAAGGGGACTTATGGAGCAGACCCTTTCGTAATAGCATTGGCAAAAGTTGAAGACTTAGTTGTTGTAACTGGTGAAAGAGCAACGAATAACATTGCAAAGCCTAAAATTCCGGATGTTTGCAGCGACATGGGAATTGAGTGTATTAACATTTTGGATTTGATGCGTAGAGAAGGATGGCGATTCTAAAACCAACCCTGTTTTGCACATTGAAATCCTCGTTCCTGCGGTTGCAAAGAGCAAAACGGCCAGCGCACAGAGGAAATAGAGAAAAGAAAACAAAAAGCTTCCCCTTCTGGCGCGAGTATTCACTCGTGCCTCACGCTCGGTTAAGCCATCAGCTTAATACCTTCCAGCAGCCCTTATTCTCCGCTGTAGTCCAGGGCACTGCTGTATAAGCAATGATGTGGTTCAGCTACAAAGCCGGCTTTCACTGGATTTTCATGGATATAATCCAGCTTTTGCTGCATCATATCATTTGTGATCAATTGGATTGGATTATTATGCTGCTGCCAAAATTGAAAGCCTTTATTGTGCTTTTCTTTTTTGCCTGCCCTTTTCATCACAGGCTGTAAATTGGACGCCAATCCTGAAGTTATCGGTGATGTTCGAAAGGTAATCTTAACACGAAAGCCAAGTTATTAATACTCAATCAAATCAAATTTCTTTTCTTTTTTCAGGAATTGCCTTAGTATTTTCCGGACGTCAGGATTATCTTTTTTGGCCTGGATGCAGTTCAGAATTTCAGCAGGGCTTTTGGAAGCGCCATTTACAGAAAAGTAACCAAAGCCCTGGTAACTGTGGTTTTGGACCTGGACGGCTGCATATTCATTCACTTCCCTGCCGGGCACAATAATCATAAAGTCGGGCTTTGAAAACCTGAAATTCCCAATGGCTGATTCCACTCGTAAATTATAAGAAACGGGAGGCTCCTTGCCTGCACATGCACCGAGACATTTATGCAGAGAGTAGCCAAAACAATTGCCTTTTCCTGATTCCAGGCCGGCAAGTTTCTCACAAAGCTGGAATTGTTTCACCAGCCTTTTCAAGTGGTTGCGCGCCTGGACGGTAGTGGTAAACATCAGGACGGCCTCGCGGTCAGACTTTACCGGCATGGCTTTGAGGTGCAAATATCCCTCATGGCATGAGCTGGTGTAAATGCCATAGCGGAAACCGGCCTTTCGTCCTGCGCGGTTGTATTTTGGCGCCAGGCGTTTTATTTCATGGTCTTCCAGCAAACATGCAAGCAAGTCGCTTCCGGTCACCTCGCAATCTACGTAGGCCACTTCCTGCTTCATCCGTAGTGATTTGCCGCTTTTCAGGTCGGCTGAGAAATGGCTGATAACACGTTTGCGGATGTTGCGGCTTTTCCCTACATATATAAGGTCGCGGTTTTCATTATAAAAGTAATAAACACCCGGTTCATGAGGCAGCGCATCCACACATTCACGATCCATGTTGGGTGGAAATATCGCATCGGTCATATCATCACTGATGAGCGGCCCGCCATAACTGCGCTGGTATTGCTCCAGAATCATGTCAAAAAGGATGGCTGTAGCTGCGGCATCACCCATTGCGCGGTGGCGGTTAGCCACCTGTATATTGAGTGAACGGCACAATTTGCCGAGGCTGTATGAAGGATGGCCCGGCAGCAATTGCCTGCTGAGCTTCACTGTGCATAATTGCTTCCGCGCAAACTGGTATCCGAGGCGCTGGTACTCGCCCTTCAGCATGGCATAGTCGAACCGGGAATTGTGCGCCACCAGGATCCTGCCTTCCGTGAGTTCAATGATATTCCGTGCTATTTCATAAAACCGGGGGGCATCCCGCACCATGTCGTTGGTAATGTGCGTAATCCCGGTAATGTCAGGGTTGATAGGACATTCCGGATTTACGAGCGTTTGATACCGCTGCACCACCTTTTGGCCGTCATGTACGCAAATGGCGATTTCAATGATCTTGCTGTATCGTGGACTTCCTCCGGTTGTTTCAGTATCTATTATGGCGTACATGAGGCGAAATTAGCACTTTTCAGATATAGTTTTTTGATATGCCGGACCTTTGATATGCCGGACCACAGAATTCCAAAAAACCAAATTAATTTAAAAAATAATCTTATTATTAGAATTTAGTTTTTATCAATAAAATATAAGGAAACACCATTAAAGATCGAAAAGCCAGCGCCATTCGTATTCTTCTAAAGGATATTTAAATTTCTGCATTCGTTTTCCTTACCAGATCCTGAACCTTTGATTTCGGATAAATTACCTTTAATGCAGAGGGTAAAATCCTGAATTCCAATTTTTCGTCAAAGTTCTTAGGCTCTCCATCTATGTGAAGAGGAGCATTATCATAGTTCCAGATCGTTGCACGGGTAGCTTTGATGACCCGGCTATAATTGGTATCATCAATATTCTCAAATAGCATTTGCACAAAAAGTCCCGGAGAGGCAATTTTCGGAAAAGGTTCGATGATCAGAATTTCAAATTTTCCATCCGCCACATCGCCTCCGGGATTAATTTTCAGCCGGGTTCCGAATTGCCGTGCATTGGCAATACTGATCATAAATGCTTTGCCCACAAAAACTTCACTGTCCTCATCAGTCACGATTTTATACCGTGTTGGTTCATACTCCCTGAATTCTTCGAGAGCTATGCGGGTATAAGTACTGAGGCCCCGGCTTTTTTCTTTTGCAAAAAGCTCCACCACGCGGGCATTGAATCCTAAGTCGCTGAGGTGAATAAAATAATAACCGTTTACTTCGAGCACGTCAATAGGCCAGGCTCTGCAATCGCACAAAAGAGTGAGCGCTTCATTCAACTCCAGCGGTATTTCCAGGTCTTTGGCCATGCCATTACCTGAGCCATGCGGTAATATTCCCAGCGTTATGTCAGTGTTTACCAGTAATGAAGCAAGCATGTTTACCGTACCATCCCCGCCTACGGCTACAACTACATCAAATTTGTTTTCCCGGATCTTTTCTTCAATTTTCTGCCGGTCATCTTCTCCGGTGGTAAAATAGATGCTTTTTGAAAGATTATATTTTTTACAATGAAGTTCAATGGAATTAGCGATTTCTTCCTTTTCCAATACCCCGGCAATCGGGTTTATTACAAACAACAGGTGCTGATCTTTCGGCTGCATTTTATTCAGTGATTTTAACGCGATATAAACAGGTTGACGGGCTTTTAGTTTCTTTTCAAATGTGCGAAAAGCGGAGGTCCAGGTGTAAATATTTTCAGCGTATCTGCACAATCTCAAAAAGCAGAATTGTGGACTGAATGCAGAACCGGGTGCAGGTATTTCCGTCTGTCAAATTACTTTTGCGGCTATGGCACAACAAGAAGATCCTCTCAGGAACATCACCTCCCATTGTAAGGAGTATGGTTTTATTTTTCCCAGTAGTGAAATTTATGACGGGCTGGCGGCTATTTACGACTATGGCCAGAATGGCGTGGAGCTAAAGCGCAACCTGCGCGACTATTGGTGGAAAGCTATGGTGCAGATGAACGAGAACATCGTGGGGCTGGATTCGGCAATTTTCATGCATCCAAAAACCTGGAAGGCAAGCGGCCACGTAGACAATTTTAACGACCCGATGATTGACAATAAGGATAGCAAAAAGCGCTACCGGGCCGATGAATTGATCGAAACGAAAATTGCCCAGTATGAAAAAAAGGGCAAAACGCAGAAGGCCGGAGAAATACGCCAGCGCATGGAGGAATTGCTGGAGCAGGGCGACCTGAAAGCCGTGAAAGCCTTGATAGAGGAACTCGGTATAGCTGACCCGGTAAGTGGCAGCAAGAACTGGAGCGAGGTGCGGCAATTCAACCTGATGTTCGGTACGCAGATGGGCTCCGTGGCTGAGGGCAGTGATGCTGTATGGCTCAGGCCGGAAACCGCCCAGGGAATTTTTGTGAATTTCTTAAACGTACAAAAAACCGGACGCATGAAGCTACCCTTCGGGATAGCGCAGGTGGGAAAGGCTTTCCGGAATGAGATCGTGGCGCGGCAGTTCCTGTTCAGGATGCGCGAATTTGAGCAAATGGAAATGCAGTTTTTCGTGAGGCCGGGAACCGAGATGGAGTGGTTTGAATACTGGAAAGAGAAACGAATGAACTGGCACTTGTCACTGGGCCTTGATAAAAGCAAATACAGAATACATGAGCATATCAAACTTGCACATTATGCAAATGCTGCCGTGGATATTGAATATGAATTTCCCATTGGTTTTAAGGAAGTGGAGGGCGTTCACAGCCGCACCGATTTTGACCTGAAGCAACACCAGGAGCACAGTGGCCGCAAAATGCAATACTTTGATCCGGAGGTGAATGAGAACTACATCCCGTATGTGGTGGAGACTTCCATCGGACTTGACAGGATGTTCCTGTTGCTGCTCTCAGCGGCTTATACGGAAGAGGACCTTGGAGAAGGCAGCAGTCGTGTAGTGCTGAAACTGCCACCCGTTCTGGCACCGGTAAAAGTAGGAATCCTGCCTTTGCTTCGAAAAGATGGCCTGCCGGAAAAAGCGCGCGAAATATTCGATACCATGAAATATCGCTGGCGGTGCCAGTACGAGGAGAAAGACACCATCGGCAAGCGATACCGCAGGCACGATGCCATTGGAACGCCCTACTGCATAACGATAGATCATGACACTTTGCAGGACGATTCAGTAACGGTGCGCTACCGCGATACGATGGAGCAAAAGCGCGTGGCCGTAGGAGAGCTTATGCAAATGATGGAAAAGGAACTTGATGAAGCTGCCTTGTTGCGGAAAATTTAACACATCATAGAATGCTCTATATGATTATCCAATAAAAAATATTGGTATTGCACAATTTTCGGAGTTAATTTTTAATCCTGTGAATGCAGCAACCCATATATTTGCTTTTATTTTCAACAAAACACCGAAATCATGAAAAGAAATCGAACCAGCACCATTTCACTGGCTTCTCTGGCTACCGCAGCCATTCTGTTCAATCTCCAGGCTTGCAAGAAGTATGAGGATGGCCCAGGCTTTACACTGAGGACACCTGAAGGCAGGCTTGAAGGAGAATGGGAACTCACAAAAGTAGATTCTAATTCTTTATTAGGCTTCTTTGACGGGGTTGTGGTGGAATTTGAGAAGGACGGGGACTTGGATATTACCTTAACCTATCTTTATACCTATTATGGATATTCAATTCCATACAGCTATACATACAGCGGTGATTGGGAATTTGAAGATGATAAGGAGACCCTGGTACTTGAAATTGAAGGGGAAGAAATGGAATGGGAGATCTTAAAATTGACCAAAGATGAGCTATGGGTCGAATCTTTAGATTATGGCCGCATTTCCGAATATGAATTTGAGAAGCAATAGGTAAAAATATTCGCTCTTGAAAAAAAAGCCTCCACTGCGAGGCTTTTTTTGTGAAATAATATTAAGAATTTATTGGTTTTTATTTTTTTGAATGGACTAATTATTTATATATCAGTGAATTTGGATGGTTGGAAACTATGTGTGATCTTTCGAAAAATTTAACGGAGCATAGAATGCTAATTATGATTATTCAATAATATTAGTTTTTGAAATTGCAGAAATTGCAGTGTGATTTAATGCAGCAAGAGATATGTTTGTTTTAATTTAAACAAAAACACCCAAAGTCATGAAACTCAACCGCTACAACACGATTTCGCTTGCTTCCCTGGCTACCGCAGCCATTCTGTTCAATCTCCAGGCTTGCAAGAAGTATGATGAAGGTCCCGGCTTTACATTGAGAACACCTGAAGGCAGGCTTGAAGGAGAATGGGAACTTACCAAGGCAGATACAAATTCCTTGTTAGGCAGATATGATGAGGTGGTGTTAGAATTTGAGAAGGATGGGGACTTTGATTTGGCAGTAACATATATAGATTCGTATTATGGATATGGAGTGCCTTATACATATAGAGTATCAGGTGATTGGGAGTTTGAAGACGACAAGAATACCCTGATCCTTGAACTGGGTGGAGGTGAGTTGGAATGGGATATCCTCAAATTGACCAAAGATGAATTGTGGGCCGAATCGGTAGAGTATTATGGCCGCATTTCCGAATATGAATTTGAGAAGCAATAAGGAAAAGTTATTCGCTCTTATATTGAAAGGCCTCCACTGTGAGGCCTTTTTTGTGGAATAGAATAAAAGATTTATAGTTTTTTTATACCTGTTGAATTACTAAATATCTATATTTCGGTGCATTTAGAAGACAGATGCCGGCCTGGAACTTCGTGTCGTGTCGGGGCCTGCACAGGAAACCATTTCTCAAATTTTTACGTCCTTTACATCAGCACCCCGGAGAAACCGGCTAATAACCCGCGCACTGAATGAAGTAGTTTAACACATAAATGATTGGCTACCATGAATAAAGCCCTGTACTCCCTGTTTCCCTGTCTCCTCCTTTTACTCCTCCCGGTCTCACCATTAAATGCCACTCATCTAATGGGTTCCGATATTCAGTGGCAATGCCTCGGCAACGATACTTTCAAGATCACCATTACCATTTACCGCGACTGCAATGGTGTGGAACTGTGGAATGATGACCTCACCATAAAGGGCACAGATTGTAATTATAGCTACTCCGAGAGGCCGTTTATGTCAGCTCCGGTTGACATTACGCCCACTTGCAGCAAGTCCTGCACGCGATGCACATCCCCGGCTTGTGCTTTTCCTTACGGCATCCAAAAAATACAACTTACCAGGATTGTTGACCTCGGCAGTGTAAGCTGTTGCCAACTGGAGATCAGTTGGGGCCAAAATGCAAGGAATGATATCATCACGACCGGTATGGCGGGCCAGAGATTCCATATCAACGCCATGATGAATAAATGCCTTGCAACATGCAATAATTCTCCTGTTTTTACCAATGCTCCTGTATCAATGATCTGTATTGGAGAATGCCTGATCTACAACCAGGGTGTAACAGATGAAGAGGGCGATTCACTGGTTTATTCTTTTACCTCTCCCCTCGTTGCATCCGAAGAGCCCGGGAATTACCTCTCCCCCTATTCATTTGAGAAACCATTGCAATTCCAGGGCTTTCCAAATGCTGACCTTCCATTTAACCGCACCACCTGCGAGGGCCTTCATCTCGATTCAGCGAATGGTGATTTAAAATTTAAGCCGCTGATGGCGCAGGTAACCGTTATGGCAATAAAGGTTGAAGAGTACAGGAATGGGCAAAAGATAGGTGAAGTAAGGCGTGATATTCAACTGATTATAATGCATTGCCCTCCAAACAATGCCCCGGTGCTAAGTGGAATTAACGGAACATCAGAGTTTACTGCTGAAGCCTGTCCCGGCCAGCCATTGTGTTTTGATATTTTTAGTGAAGATGAAGATCAGGGAGATACTTTAACCATGGAATGGAACAACGGAATTCCGGATGCAAACTTTTCAATTTCCGGAAAACGAAGACCTACAGGGAGGTTTTGCTGGATCCCGGAAGAAGGAGATGCACGAGCGGCTCCATATTTCTTTACCGTAAAACTTAAGGATGATGCATGCCCTTTCGTGGCGGCTACTGCACGGGCCTATAGTATTTATGTACGGCCCTTGCCTTCTGCTGATTATGTGGTAAATGCCGGACCTTGCGGCAATTACAGCATTGAGATCAACACCAAAAAACCTCCCCATGCAACGATTGAATGGGCCATAGAAAATTACTCAAAACCTTATAATACGGTTGCTCCCAAGCTCGATCTGCAATTGGAAGAAGGCCGGGAATATCCTTTCCGGCTCCGTGTGCAATCAGAATGCAGCCGGGTTTATCGTGATACAATCCGAACGCTGTTTTCAAGTCTTCTGAATAAACATGAAGGAGAAATATGCAAGGGAGATTCAATTCTTTTTGATCCGCAAATTCCACCAACGCTGCAATGCAGGTGGATTGATCAGAGTGATTCCTCATTTGTTTCTCATTCCTCAATATTAAGAGTGGCTCCTGACAGGTCTACAAGCTACCGGCTGGAAGCAACGGATACTATGGGTGGCGCCAACTGCGTGAGAGCCGATACATTTCGTGTCTATGTTCATAATGCTCCATCCCTGGTGCTGAAACCGCTTTCTCCGCAATGCCTTAATAGTGGAATCAGCAGCCTTGAGAACTTTGCCACACCTGCAAATGCCACCTGGAAAGGAAATGGTGTTACGGCCAATCGCTTTAGTCCGTACCAGGCGGGAGTAGGCAGCCACTGGCTGGGGGCTGAAATTACTTCTCCCGCCACCGGTTGCACAAGCAATGATTCCATGCAGGTGGCGATAAGGGACTTGCCCCATTTAAGTGGAACTGGAAATTTTGCCTTATGCATTACAGACGCTGTCAAACCGCTGGTAGCCCAACCTGAAGAAGGCATTTGGCGGGGTAAAGGCATTAAAAAAGACAACAACGGCCAGTTTACTTTTGAGCCTCAGCAGGCTGGTCCGGGGAAATTTCCACTCACTTACATATACACTGATTCCAATGGATGCTCCAATCACCATGTGGCGGAAGCGGAAGTTTTTGAAAAACCCACGGCAGACTTCATAATTCCGGAAAACATTTGCGAGGATTCAATAGCTATACGCCTGCAGGGTATTCCCGAAGGCGGAATTTTTTCCGGGGCAAAAATTGTGGACAGCTTATTTATGCCTGATGTTCCAGGCACGCACAGGGTAATGTATACCTACACTGGCAAAGGAGGTTGTACGGACACGATCAGCAAAAACATCAGGGTGAATGCTCGCCCTGAGGTAAATGCCGCTCTGGCCGGTAACATTTCTGAGCTGTGCATATCTGCGGATGCTACGGAACTGAACGGCACACCGGCTGGCGGAACCTGGCAGGGAAAGGGCGTAAAGGCTAATACTTTTTTGCCTGAAGAAGCAGGAGCAGGAAATCACAGACTTCGCTATACCTA comes from the Bacteroidia bacterium genome and includes:
- a CDS encoding diacylglycerol kinase family protein, producing the protein MQPKDQHLLFVINPIAGVLEKEEIANSIELHCKKYNLSKSIYFTTGEDDRQKIEEKIRENKFDVVVAVGGDGTVNMLASLLVNTDITLGILPHGSGNGMAKDLEIPLELNEALTLLCDCRAWPIDVLEVNGYYFIHLSDLGFNARVVELFAKEKSRGLSTYTRIALEEFREYEPTRYKIVTDEDSEVFVGKAFMISIANARQFGTRLKINPGGDVADGKFEILIIEPFPKIASPGLFVQMLFENIDDTNYSRVIKATRATIWNYDNAPLHIDGEPKNFDEKLEFRILPSALKVIYPKSKVQDLVRKTNAEI
- a CDS encoding XRE family transcriptional regulator, yielding MPRTNAHINPEMLVWSRNTVKLTVELAAEKIGVKTEKLEAWENGESFPTVKQLYKIANVYRRPFALFYFPKPPKHFKPLKDFRKFHHQYTLTENEEYILQKELMLFQQKREIALELYEQLDSEPPQFKLKGTVNQSPEELAEKIIEYLGINHNEVGDIKPGYDALNYWKKLLESKGILAFQTSGVPLHIMRGACVAKDVLPVIVINSNDTQNGRIFSLFHELVHIVLRADGISNFRYSDKDLYEQIEVYCNQVAAEVLVPSNYLLESLVVRSHDSRNPNWTADELRKLSNRFCVSREVILRRLLTLEKTTNRFYQDYRNNQDYEDKKSSPGGDYYRNIIAKNGGLFLNLALQGYYQDKLTASSLSDFIKIKVSNLAKLEQLLYAKVQY
- a CDS encoding DUF4411 family protein, with protein sequence MQKYSIDASAILDAWVRYYPHDTFPSFWDRFKELAESGSGIATELIEHEISKKDDGCHKWFKQNNLNGFFIELTDSVQNAVSDILQNPNYQRLVEDRKGTYGADPFVIALAKVEDLVVVTGERATNNIAKPKIPDVCSDMGIECINILDLMRREGWRF
- a CDS encoding exonuclease domain-containing protein; its protein translation is MYAIIDTETTGGSPRYSKIIEIAICVHDGQKVVQRYQTLVNPECPINPDITGITHITNDMVRDAPRFYEIARNIIELTEGRILVAHNSRFDYAMLKGEYQRLGYQFARKQLCTVKLSRQLLPGHPSYSLGKLCRSLNIQVANRHRAMGDAAATAILFDMILEQYQRSYGGPLISDDMTDAIFPPNMDRECVDALPHEPGVYYFYNENRDLIYVGKSRNIRKRVISHFSADLKSGKSLRMKQEVAYVDCEVTGSDLLACLLEDHEIKRLAPKYNRAGRKAGFRYGIYTSSCHEGYLHLKAMPVKSDREAVLMFTTTVQARNHLKRLVKQFQLCEKLAGLESGKGNCFGYSLHKCLGACAGKEPPVSYNLRVESAIGNFRFSKPDFMIIVPGREVNEYAAVQVQNHSYQGFGYFSVNGASKSPAEILNCIQAKKDNPDVRKILRQFLKKEKKFDLIEY
- a CDS encoding glycine--tRNA ligase: MAQQEDPLRNITSHCKEYGFIFPSSEIYDGLAAIYDYGQNGVELKRNLRDYWWKAMVQMNENIVGLDSAIFMHPKTWKASGHVDNFNDPMIDNKDSKKRYRADELIETKIAQYEKKGKTQKAGEIRQRMEELLEQGDLKAVKALIEELGIADPVSGSKNWSEVRQFNLMFGTQMGSVAEGSDAVWLRPETAQGIFVNFLNVQKTGRMKLPFGIAQVGKAFRNEIVARQFLFRMREFEQMEMQFFVRPGTEMEWFEYWKEKRMNWHLSLGLDKSKYRIHEHIKLAHYANAAVDIEYEFPIGFKEVEGVHSRTDFDLKQHQEHSGRKMQYFDPEVNENYIPYVVETSIGLDRMFLLLLSAAYTEEDLGEGSSRVVLKLPPVLAPVKVGILPLLRKDGLPEKAREIFDTMKYRWRCQYEEKDTIGKRYRRHDAIGTPYCITIDHDTLQDDSVTVRYRDTMEQKRVAVGELMQMMEKELDEAALLRKI
- a CDS encoding lipocalin family protein — translated: MKRNRTSTISLASLATAAILFNLQACKKYEDGPGFTLRTPEGRLEGEWELTKVDSNSLLGFFDGVVVEFEKDGDLDITLTYLYTYYGYSIPYSYTYSGDWEFEDDKETLVLEIEGEEMEWEILKLTKDELWVESLDYGRISEYEFEKQ
- a CDS encoding PKD domain-containing protein, translated to MNKALYSLFPCLLLLLLPVSPLNATHLMGSDIQWQCLGNDTFKITITIYRDCNGVELWNDDLTIKGTDCNYSYSERPFMSAPVDITPTCSKSCTRCTSPACAFPYGIQKIQLTRIVDLGSVSCCQLEISWGQNARNDIITTGMAGQRFHINAMMNKCLATCNNSPVFTNAPVSMICIGECLIYNQGVTDEEGDSLVYSFTSPLVASEEPGNYLSPYSFEKPLQFQGFPNADLPFNRTTCEGLHLDSANGDLKFKPLMAQVTVMAIKVEEYRNGQKIGEVRRDIQLIIMHCPPNNAPVLSGINGTSEFTAEACPGQPLCFDIFSEDEDQGDTLTMEWNNGIPDANFSISGKRRPTGRFCWIPEEGDARAAPYFFTVKLKDDACPFVAATARAYSIYVRPLPSADYVVNAGPCGNYSIEINTKKPPHATIEWAIENYSKPYNTVAPKLDLQLEEGREYPFRLRVQSECSRVYRDTIRTLFSSLLNKHEGEICKGDSILFDPQIPPTLQCRWIDQSDSSFVSHSSILRVAPDRSTSYRLEATDTMGGANCVRADTFRVYVHNAPSLVLKPLSPQCLNSGISSLENFATPANATWKGNGVTANRFSPYQAGVGSHWLGAEITSPATGCTSNDSMQVAIRDLPHLSGTGNFALCITDAVKPLVAQPEEGIWRGKGIKKDNNGQFTFEPQQAGPGKFPLTYIYTDSNGCSNHHVAEAEVFEKPTADFIIPENICEDSIAIRLQGIPEGGIFSGAKIVDSLFMPDVPGTHRVMYTYTGKGGCTDTISKNIRVNARPEVNAALAGNISELCISADATELNGTPAGGTWQGKGVKANTFLPEEAGAGNHRLRYTYQNRWGCSSEDVVQVTVVAAPTVSLKAPQEVCAGEDITLQVSAANVQELTWQSSGNGIFNGHPSETVYHPSSEDIGTGLVKISVSTDGSVCPSTADSVMVIINPIPKVDFSSNYNIGCSSPMVVQFNEKANIRDGNISRYDWDFGNGQLAVGKSPVATYENAGLYTVRLVVVSDKNCSSEVTKEQYIRVNLAPVAAFEASPEITSLSFPEINFENKSVNTAGPAYSWSFGDAMAPDGGISTAENPVHTYSDTGNYLVRLVVQNENGCLDTAFGEIYIHPDMLVYIPNIFSPNYSGPAPNETFRPSVYGTSEYLFQVFDRWGEKVFETTDPEDGWDGRYKGELCPENVHAYVLVVKDQQGKSYRYTGTVTLLR